One Micromonospora eburnea genomic region harbors:
- the lspA gene encoding signal peptidase II: protein MTAAPPAGSGTAESGHGTPRRRAVGILLGVALFSLVADVVTKQLALSELTGRGPVRLLGGAVYLTLTRNSGAAWSIGSGHTWVFPLITCGVIAWIGWMALRLRSLPWAVSLGLVLGGALGNLTDRIFRAPGHFVGHVVDMVSLFDPYGQVWPVFNLADSSLVCGVVLAVLLELTGRQRDGGRAGAEAAESVEPTSAEAAHGGEQRGRA, encoded by the coding sequence ATGACCGCAGCACCGCCCGCCGGGTCCGGCACCGCCGAGTCGGGGCACGGCACGCCCCGTCGTCGGGCGGTCGGGATCCTCCTCGGCGTCGCCCTGTTCTCGCTCGTCGCCGACGTGGTCACCAAGCAGCTCGCGCTCTCGGAGCTCACCGGCCGGGGCCCGGTACGGCTGCTCGGCGGCGCGGTCTACCTCACCCTGACCCGCAACAGCGGGGCGGCCTGGAGCATCGGGTCCGGCCACACCTGGGTCTTCCCGCTGATCACCTGCGGGGTGATCGCCTGGATCGGCTGGATGGCGCTGCGGCTGCGCTCGCTGCCGTGGGCCGTCTCGCTCGGGCTGGTGCTCGGCGGGGCGCTGGGCAACCTCACCGACCGGATCTTCCGGGCGCCCGGGCACTTCGTCGGCCACGTGGTCGACATGGTCAGCCTCTTCGACCCGTACGGGCAGGTGTGGCCGGTGTTCAACCTGGCCGACAGCTCGCTGGTGTGCGGGGTGGTCCTGGCCGTGCTGCTGGAGCTGACCGGCCGGCAACGCGACGGCGGCCGGGCCGGCGCCGAGGCGGCGGAGTCCGTCGAGCCCACGTCCGCCGAGGCGGCCCACGGCGGCGAGCAGCGGGGGCGGGCATGA